CGGCATTACCTTCGTGAAGGAACTTAAACAGTTACCGGCCTATAAATTTACCCCGGTCATTATGCTGACCACCGAATCTCAGGAAGGCAAAAAACAGGAAGGCCAGGCAGCGGGCGCCAAAGCCTGGGTGGTTAAACCGTTCCAGCCGGCGCAAATGTTAGCGGCCGTTTCCAAGTTAATTTTGCCTTGATCGGAGTATGAACA
The window above is part of the Methylomonas sp. ZR1 genome. Proteins encoded here:
- a CDS encoding response regulator; this translates as MAKTILVVDDAASVRQVVGIALKGAGYEVIEACDGKDGLSKLNGQKIHLIISDVNMPNMDGITFVKELKQLPAYKFTPVIMLTTESQEGKKQEGQAAGAKAWVVKPFQPAQMLAAVSKLILP